A stretch of the Actinoalloteichus fjordicus genome encodes the following:
- a CDS encoding ABC transporter substrate-binding protein, translated as MMLKRRDALRILGLSAVLSSSALGLAGCGRSSGGANGPLRVAMVNHVWTDAVRSKIGEFEDLAGRRVLVSTMTSDQLSNTYNVKLNASAPDLDVMMYRPLQEQLLFARNGWLAELDDLLAEDDDYDWADVQDAAKDRVTIDGRVFGVPVVTERPTLYYRRDLVDAPPTTLTEMLETARRLHDPGAGLHGFTGRGQRAGAVSMFSSYLYSFGGDFIVDGRSGVGTPEALAAYEYYGRLLRETGPIGSTNMTLEQITPIFAQGKAVFAIDADAVYQNFIDPATSLVGDRTGFAAFPAGPAGSRPFNIPSWGLTINVFSERRDAAWEFIRWASGPEMTLRLQNEGVPSARDSAWADQESLASFPPDLAESMAAGIATGVGADRPDVVQVGRARDIVGRPIVASILGDDVAASARDASEEFDDFLVRDARQRQL; from the coding sequence ATGATGCTGAAGCGACGCGACGCCCTGCGAATACTGGGTCTGAGCGCGGTGCTGAGTTCGAGCGCACTCGGGCTCGCAGGCTGCGGCCGGTCGAGCGGCGGAGCGAACGGACCGCTGCGGGTGGCCATGGTCAATCATGTGTGGACCGACGCCGTTCGCTCGAAGATCGGCGAGTTCGAGGATCTGGCCGGGCGCCGGGTGCTGGTCTCGACGATGACCTCCGACCAGCTGTCGAACACCTACAACGTCAAGTTGAACGCCAGCGCCCCGGACCTCGACGTCATGATGTACCGGCCGCTTCAGGAACAGCTCCTGTTCGCCCGCAACGGCTGGCTCGCCGAACTCGACGACCTCCTGGCCGAGGACGACGACTACGACTGGGCCGACGTCCAGGACGCGGCGAAGGACCGGGTGACGATCGACGGCCGGGTCTTCGGCGTCCCGGTGGTCACCGAACGACCGACGCTGTACTACCGCCGCGACCTCGTCGACGCGCCGCCGACCACGCTCACCGAGATGCTGGAGACGGCCCGCAGGCTGCACGACCCCGGCGCGGGCCTGCACGGCTTCACCGGTCGCGGTCAGCGGGCGGGCGCGGTGAGCATGTTCTCCAGCTACCTGTACTCCTTCGGCGGCGACTTCATCGTCGACGGCCGCTCCGGTGTCGGCACGCCGGAGGCGCTGGCCGCCTACGAGTACTACGGACGGCTGCTGCGCGAGACCGGACCGATCGGCTCGACCAACATGACCCTGGAGCAGATCACGCCGATCTTCGCCCAGGGCAAGGCCGTCTTCGCGATCGACGCCGACGCGGTCTATCAGAACTTCATCGACCCGGCGACCTCACTGGTCGGTGACCGGACCGGTTTCGCCGCCTTCCCGGCGGGGCCTGCGGGTTCCCGTCCCTTCAACATCCCGTCCTGGGGGTTGACCATCAACGTGTTCTCCGAACGCAGAGACGCCGCCTGGGAGTTCATCCGTTGGGCCAGCGGCCCCGAGATGACCCTGCGGCTGCAGAACGAGGGCGTGCCCAGCGCCAGGGACTCGGCCTGGGCGGACCAGGAGAGTCTCGCCTCCTTCCCGCCGGATCTCGCAGAGTCGATGGCCGCGGGCATCGCGACCGGAGTGGGAGCCGACCGCCCCGACGTCGTCCAGGTCGGCCGGGCCCGCGACATCGTCGGGCGGCCGATCGTGGCGAGCATCCTCGGCGACGACGTGGCCGCCTCCGCGCGGGACGCCTCCGAGGAGTTCGACGACTTCCTGGTCCGCGACGCACGGCAGAGGCAGCTCTGA
- a CDS encoding hydroxyacid dehydrogenase, which produces MSIVVAVPRRWREAFFGAGAAGGRGRVEGETAQSGVDGADGPGPGLGDERASDAGEIGARTRGGTGRDAEENPREDRARGSGEPEERSPVFGRSGTGAEDVGTADDLGTLATLAGLGTLRIVAQSDPLPADARVLITGWGAPVLTEETLARAPQLELVAHTGGTVKPFVTDAVWRRGVRVTQAGAAMAYPVGEVALAFTLALLHRLPRFDHALHAGVGWARAKDAPPRHELAASRIGVVGASRTGREYIRLVRLLGATVTVADPYLTEADAEELGVRAASLDEVLTENRIVALHAPVLPETRHLMGARELALLPDGAGLVNTARSWLVDPVALLDQLRTGRIDAAVDVFDDEPLAEDDPLRDLPNVLLTPHEAAGTVEARRRQGDLVVSEVARFLRGETLRHEVTAADWHRIG; this is translated from the coding sequence ATGAGCATCGTGGTGGCGGTGCCTCGGCGGTGGCGCGAGGCGTTCTTCGGCGCGGGAGCGGCGGGCGGGCGCGGCCGGGTCGAGGGCGAGACCGCGCAGTCCGGTGTGGACGGAGCGGACGGACCCGGGCCGGGCCTCGGCGACGAGCGGGCGTCCGACGCAGGCGAGATCGGAGCCCGGACGCGAGGCGGCACGGGCAGGGACGCCGAGGAGAATCCCCGCGAAGACCGAGCCCGAGGCTCCGGCGAGCCCGAGGAACGGTCGCCGGTCTTCGGCAGGTCGGGAACCGGCGCGGAGGACGTCGGCACAGCGGACGACCTCGGCACGCTTGCCACGCTGGCCGGGCTCGGCACGCTGCGCATCGTGGCCCAGTCCGATCCGCTGCCTGCGGACGCGCGGGTGCTGATCACCGGCTGGGGCGCGCCCGTCCTCACCGAGGAGACGCTGGCGCGGGCGCCGCAGCTCGAACTCGTGGCCCATACCGGCGGCACGGTGAAGCCCTTCGTGACCGACGCGGTGTGGCGGCGCGGCGTCCGCGTGACGCAGGCCGGGGCGGCGATGGCCTACCCGGTCGGCGAGGTCGCCCTGGCCTTCACCCTCGCGCTGCTGCATCGGCTGCCACGCTTCGACCACGCGCTGCACGCGGGCGTCGGGTGGGCGAGGGCGAAGGACGCACCGCCCCGGCACGAGCTGGCGGCCAGCCGGATCGGCGTGGTCGGGGCGTCCCGCACCGGACGGGAGTACATCCGACTGGTGCGGCTGCTCGGGGCGACGGTGACCGTCGCCGACCCGTACCTGACCGAGGCCGACGCCGAGGAGCTGGGCGTGCGGGCCGCATCGCTGGACGAGGTGCTCACCGAGAACAGGATCGTCGCCCTGCACGCTCCGGTGCTGCCGGAGACCAGACACCTGATGGGCGCGCGAGAGCTGGCGCTGCTGCCCGACGGCGCAGGCCTGGTCAACACCGCCCGGTCCTGGCTGGTGGACCCGGTCGCGCTGCTGGACCAGCTGCGCACCGGCCGGATCGACGCCGCCGTGGACGTCTTCGACGACGAGCCGCTCGCCGAGGACGATCCGTTGCGAGACCTGCCGAACGTGCTGCTCACCCCGCACGAGGCGGCGGGCACCGTCGAGGCCCGACGACGCCAGGGCGACCTCGTCGTCTCGGAGGTCGCGCGGTTCCTTCGCGGCGAGACGCTGCGGCACGAGGTGACGGCGGCGGACTGGCACCGGATCGGGTGA
- a CDS encoding IclR family transcriptional regulator codes for MALESGGGPHHPVKSADRALEILECLAEHGELTLGELRGRLGFPKSSLHALLHTLLDRRWVAQDGSRTRFSLGVRALQIGTAYVDADPVTSRCQGALDEIAQLTGEAVHLGRLDGADVVYLAKRESVHPLRLYSAIGRRLPAHATALGKAMLACLAPAEVRRIVGPSPEALTADTQTDVDALLAELALAAERGWASEHEENEPGVSCIAVPLRLGQETQDALSVTAPLARWDDTTTPQIIAALTRARDELERFASPHRRGAS; via the coding sequence ATGGCACTGGAGTCCGGCGGCGGGCCGCACCATCCGGTCAAGTCCGCGGATCGTGCCCTGGAGATCCTGGAATGCCTCGCCGAGCACGGCGAACTGACGCTCGGCGAGCTGCGCGGGCGCCTCGGCTTCCCGAAGTCCAGTCTGCATGCCCTGCTGCACACCCTGCTTGACCGGCGGTGGGTCGCCCAGGACGGTTCCCGCACCCGCTTCTCCCTCGGCGTCCGCGCCCTGCAGATCGGCACCGCCTACGTCGACGCCGATCCGGTGACCTCCCGGTGTCAGGGGGCGCTCGACGAGATCGCGCAGCTGACCGGGGAGGCCGTTCATCTGGGCAGGCTGGACGGCGCCGACGTCGTCTATCTCGCCAAGCGGGAGTCGGTGCATCCACTTCGGCTGTATTCGGCCATCGGCCGCCGACTGCCCGCCCATGCGACGGCGCTGGGCAAGGCGATGCTGGCCTGCCTGGCGCCTGCGGAGGTCCGACGCATCGTCGGCCCCAGCCCCGAGGCACTCACCGCCGACACGCAGACCGACGTCGACGCGCTGCTCGCCGAGCTGGCGCTGGCCGCCGAGCGCGGCTGGGCGAGCGAGCACGAGGAGAACGAGCCGGGCGTGTCGTGCATCGCGGTTCCGCTGCGCTTAGGCCAGGAGACGCAGGACGCGCTGAGCGTGACCGCGCCGCTGGCCCGGTGGGACGACACCACCACCCCGCAGATCATCGCCGCGTTGACCAGGGCAAGAGACGAGCTGGAGCGCTTCGCGTCGCCGCATCGGCGCGGAGCCTCGTAG
- a CDS encoding IclR family transcriptional regulator: MPTDLREVASPFLHDLYAATLDTVHLAVRDGTQVLYVDRLAGRRSVPVVSTIGSRLPLHSTGVGKVLLAHAPDEVQSAVLGSLTPVTVHTITQPGRLRTQLKDIVTNGYATTVEEMALGACSVAVPLHQGTHVIAALGIVVRSLRRDRNRLVAALKVAAHGISRSLS; encoded by the coding sequence ATGCCGACCGACCTGCGCGAGGTGGCATCGCCCTTCCTGCACGATCTCTACGCCGCGACCCTGGACACCGTCCACCTGGCCGTCCGGGACGGCACCCAGGTCCTCTACGTAGACCGACTGGCAGGCCGCCGCTCCGTACCCGTGGTCAGCACGATCGGCTCGCGGCTGCCCCTGCACTCCACCGGCGTCGGCAAGGTGCTGCTTGCGCATGCACCGGACGAGGTCCAGTCTGCGGTACTCGGCTCCCTCACCCCGGTCACCGTCCACACCATCACCCAGCCCGGCAGACTGCGCACCCAGCTGAAAGACATCGTGACCAACGGCTACGCGACCACCGTCGAAGAGATGGCGCTCGGCGCCTGCTCCGTAGCCGTGCCCCTCCACCAGGGCACCCACGTCATCGCCGCGCTGGGAATCGTGGTCCGCAGCCTCCGCCGCGACAGGAATCGACTAGTCGCGGCCCTCAAGGTAGCCGCCCACGGCATCAGCAGAAGCCTGAGCTGA
- the manD gene encoding D-mannonate dehydratase ManD, translated as MRIVNAEVVVTSPGRNFVTLEITTEDGVHGYGDGTLNGRELAVASYLTDHVVPLLVGRDAHQIEDTWQYLHRGAYWRRGPVTMAAIAAVDVALWDIKAQVAGLPLYQLLGGASRTGIRAYGHASGRDLPELFDSIRAHLDEGYKSIRIQSAVPGLGTIYGIGAGTTTGGTGRYDYEPARRHPVPTEEVWDTRAYLRHLPTVFEAVRNEFGPELPLLHDVHHRLTPIQAAKLGRSLEPYDLFWMEDCTPAENQESLRLVRHHTTTPLAIGEVFNSVVDYQTLIREQLIDYVRSAVTHTGGISPMRKLFDYAALYQVKSGIHGPTDISPVGMAAGLHLDLAIHNFGIQEFMPHSAETYQVFPHAYTFTDGYLHPGETPGLGVTLDREAAAAFPYEPAYLPVNRLRDGTMHDW; from the coding sequence ATGCGGATCGTCAACGCCGAGGTCGTCGTCACCAGCCCCGGCCGCAACTTCGTCACGCTGGAGATCACCACCGAGGACGGAGTGCACGGGTACGGCGACGGAACGCTCAACGGCCGGGAACTCGCCGTCGCGAGCTATCTGACCGACCACGTCGTCCCGCTGCTGGTCGGCCGGGACGCGCACCAGATCGAAGACACCTGGCAGTACCTGCATCGCGGCGCCTACTGGCGGCGCGGCCCGGTGACGATGGCGGCGATCGCCGCCGTCGACGTGGCGTTGTGGGACATCAAGGCCCAGGTGGCCGGGCTGCCCCTCTACCAGCTCCTCGGCGGGGCGAGCCGCACCGGCATCCGCGCCTACGGACACGCCAGCGGCCGGGATCTGCCGGAGCTGTTCGACTCGATCCGCGCCCATCTCGACGAGGGCTACAAGTCGATCCGCATCCAGTCGGCCGTGCCGGGACTGGGCACCATCTACGGCATCGGCGCGGGCACCACGACCGGCGGGACGGGCCGCTACGACTACGAGCCCGCTCGCCGTCACCCGGTCCCCACCGAGGAGGTCTGGGACACCCGCGCCTACCTGCGGCACCTGCCGACGGTGTTCGAGGCGGTGCGCAACGAGTTCGGTCCCGAGCTGCCGCTGCTGCACGACGTCCACCACCGGCTGACGCCGATCCAGGCGGCGAAGCTGGGCAGGTCGCTGGAGCCCTACGACCTGTTCTGGATGGAGGACTGCACCCCGGCCGAGAACCAGGAGTCGCTGCGCCTCGTGCGGCACCACACTACGACGCCGCTGGCGATCGGCGAGGTCTTCAACTCCGTCGTCGACTACCAGACGCTGATCCGCGAGCAGCTCATCGACTACGTCCGCTCGGCGGTCACCCACACCGGCGGAATCAGCCCGATGCGCAAGCTCTTCGACTACGCGGCGCTCTACCAGGTGAAGTCCGGCATCCACGGCCCCACCGACATCTCCCCGGTGGGCATGGCGGCCGGGTTGCATCTCGACCTGGCGATCCACAACTTCGGCATCCAGGAGTTCATGCCGCACAGCGCGGAGACCTACCAGGTCTTCCCGCACGCGTACACGTTCACCGACGGCTACCTGCACCCGGGCGAGACACCTGGTCTCGGGGTGACACTGGACCGCGAGGCGGCGGCGGCCTTCCCGTACGAGCCCGCCTACCTGCCGGTGAACCGCCTGCGGGACGGGACGATGCACGACTGGTGA
- a CDS encoding NAD-dependent epimerase/dehydratase family protein: MFTDETALETALSAPSAALVAEAAQWPGDLVVLGAGGKMGPTLCRMARRAADEAGRSDLRVHAVSRWSDAAVADRLRAAGVDPVVADLTLDADLTALPEAANVVFMVGAKFGSAAAPHHAWAVNAALPALIARRYADSAITAFSTGNVYPLVPVATGGCTEDDAPDPVGEYAMACLGRERVLEHAADTRGTRIAVLRLNYAVEPRYGVLADIARALTAGAPVDVTTSHVNVVWQRYANEVALRALTRASSPPLILNLTGPETASTRRIALGLAERLGVAAEFTGMEAPSALLNDAGRCHALFGYPDVALGTLLDWQAGWIAAGGTLWDKPTKFQRRDGRF; the protein is encoded by the coding sequence ATGTTCACCGACGAGACCGCACTGGAGACGGCGTTGTCCGCGCCGTCGGCCGCGCTGGTCGCCGAGGCGGCCCAGTGGCCGGGCGACCTGGTGGTGCTGGGCGCGGGCGGCAAGATGGGACCGACGCTGTGCCGGATGGCGCGGCGGGCCGCCGACGAGGCAGGCCGCAGCGACCTGCGGGTGCACGCCGTGTCCCGCTGGTCGGACGCCGCCGTCGCCGACCGACTGCGGGCGGCGGGCGTCGATCCGGTCGTCGCCGACCTGACGCTCGACGCCGACCTGACCGCGCTGCCCGAGGCCGCGAACGTGGTGTTCATGGTGGGCGCCAAGTTCGGCAGCGCCGCCGCCCCGCACCACGCCTGGGCCGTCAACGCCGCACTGCCCGCCCTCATCGCCCGCCGCTATGCCGACAGCGCGATCACGGCGTTCTCCACCGGCAACGTCTATCCGCTGGTTCCGGTGGCCACCGGCGGCTGCACCGAGGACGACGCACCGGACCCGGTCGGCGAGTACGCGATGGCGTGCCTCGGCCGGGAGCGCGTCCTGGAGCACGCGGCGGACACCAGAGGAACCCGGATCGCGGTGCTGCGGCTGAACTACGCCGTCGAACCCCGCTACGGGGTGCTCGCCGACATCGCCAGAGCCCTGACCGCCGGGGCGCCGGTCGACGTCACGACCTCCCACGTGAACGTCGTCTGGCAGCGCTACGCCAACGAGGTCGCGCTGCGCGCGCTGACCAGGGCGAGCAGCCCGCCGTTGATCCTCAACCTGACCGGGCCGGAGACCGCATCGACCCGCCGGATCGCCCTCGGACTCGCCGAACGGCTCGGCGTCGCAGCCGAGTTCACCGGTATGGAAGCACCCAGCGCGCTGCTCAACGACGCGGGCCGCTGCCACGCCCTGTTCGGCTATCCCGACGTGGCGTTGGGCACGCTGCTCGACTGGCAGGCCGGGTGGATCGCCGCAGGCGGAACGCTCTGGGACAAGCCGACGAAGTTCCAGCGTCGCGACGGGCGGTTCTGA
- a CDS encoding maleylpyruvate isomerase family mycothiol-dependent enzyme produces MEITDYLETLRHEGRLFAEVARHTDPNAPVPGCPRWLVRDLVRHLGVVHRWATGFVAERREHPVALPEPPALADDALVPWLTEGHDRLLMTLAAAPPDLTCWTFLPAPSPLVFWATRQAYETAVHRVDVETALGRPISPMRPRFAAGGIEELLAGFHGRRRSPVRTDSPRTLRVRATDVADADWIVRLSDEPPRTERTAEESPVVDCTYEGPAAELYLVLWNRLPLETVRISGDVTLAHRWRDLTST; encoded by the coding sequence GTGGAGATCACCGACTACCTCGAGACGCTGCGGCACGAGGGCAGGCTGTTCGCCGAGGTCGCCCGCCATACCGACCCGAACGCGCCCGTGCCCGGCTGCCCTCGGTGGCTGGTGCGTGACCTCGTCCGGCACCTGGGCGTCGTTCACCGCTGGGCCACCGGATTCGTGGCCGAGCGGCGGGAGCATCCGGTGGCGCTGCCGGAGCCGCCGGCGCTGGCTGACGACGCACTCGTCCCCTGGCTGACCGAGGGCCATGATCGGCTGCTGATGACGCTGGCCGCCGCACCGCCCGACCTGACCTGCTGGACTTTCCTTCCCGCGCCCTCCCCGCTGGTGTTCTGGGCGACTCGCCAGGCCTACGAGACCGCCGTGCACCGCGTGGACGTCGAGACCGCCCTCGGCCGCCCGATCTCCCCGATGCGACCCCGCTTCGCGGCGGGCGGTATCGAGGAGCTGCTCGCGGGATTCCACGGGCGACGACGGAGCCCAGTGCGCACCGATTCGCCGAGAACGCTGCGGGTGCGGGCCACCGACGTCGCCGACGCGGACTGGATCGTGCGTCTCTCCGACGAACCGCCCCGCACCGAGCGCACCGCCGAGGAGTCGCCCGTCGTCGACTGCACCTACGAGGGCCCGGCGGCCGAGCTGTACCTGGTGTTGTGGAACCGGCTCCCGCTGGAGACGGTGCGGATCAGCGGCGACGTGACCCTGGCGCACCGCTGGCGCGACCTCACCAGCACGTGA
- a CDS encoding dihydrodipicolinate synthase family protein gives MTTTTLPAAEAALLAEGTVIPAHPLALTADRRLDERRQRALTRYYVDAGAGGLAVAVHTTQFAIREPSIGLLRPVLALAAETMDAHVGDRPFLRIAGACGPVEQAVAEAELAADLGYHAVLLSPGGLDRLDEAALIDRAAAVGQVLPVIGFYLQEAVGGRRLSVDFWRRLADLPQVVAIKAAPFDRYRTLDVARGLAASDRGGEVALYTGNDDSILLDLLGGAGGRVVGGLLGQWAVWTAGAVHTWELARRARQGDGAALRLAVERAPQLTDANGAVFDVHNAFHGCIAGVHEVLRGQGLLAGTWCLDPAEDLSPGQAAEIDRVRTAYPWLLDDDFVAENRDRWLR, from the coding sequence ATGACGACGACCACCCTGCCCGCCGCCGAGGCCGCCCTGCTGGCCGAGGGGACGGTGATCCCCGCGCATCCGCTGGCGCTGACCGCCGACCGCCGACTGGACGAGCGTCGCCAACGCGCGCTGACCCGCTATTACGTCGATGCGGGTGCGGGCGGGCTCGCCGTGGCCGTGCACACCACCCAGTTCGCGATCCGCGAGCCGTCGATCGGTCTGCTGCGCCCGGTGTTGGCGCTGGCCGCCGAGACGATGGACGCCCACGTCGGCGACCGCCCGTTCCTGCGGATCGCAGGCGCCTGCGGGCCGGTGGAGCAGGCCGTTGCCGAGGCGGAGCTGGCCGCCGACCTGGGCTATCACGCGGTGCTGCTCTCCCCCGGCGGGCTCGATCGGCTCGACGAGGCGGCGCTGATCGACCGGGCCGCCGCCGTCGGACAGGTGCTCCCGGTGATCGGCTTCTATCTCCAGGAGGCGGTGGGCGGGCGCAGGCTGTCGGTGGACTTCTGGCGACGGCTCGCCGACCTGCCGCAGGTGGTGGCGATCAAGGCGGCGCCATTCGACCGCTACCGCACCCTGGACGTCGCCAGGGGGCTGGCCGCCTCCGATCGGGGCGGCGAGGTGGCGCTGTACACCGGCAATGACGACAGCATCCTGCTCGATCTCCTCGGCGGCGCCGGGGGCCGGGTGGTGGGCGGCCTGCTGGGTCAGTGGGCGGTGTGGACGGCGGGCGCGGTGCACACCTGGGAGCTGGCCCGCCGGGCCAGACAGGGCGACGGCGCTGCCCTGCGGCTGGCCGTCGAGCGTGCCCCGCAGCTCACCGACGCCAACGGCGCGGTCTTCGACGTGCACAACGCGTTCCACGGCTGCATCGCCGGGGTGCACGAGGTGCTGCGCGGGCAGGGTCTGCTGGCGGGCACCTGGTGTCTCGATCCGGCGGAGGACCTCTCCCCCGGTCAGGCGGCCGAGATCGACCGGGTCCGCACGGCGTACCCGTGGCTGCTCGACGACGACTTCGTCGCCGAGAACCGGGATCGGTGGCTGCGATGA
- a CDS encoding carbohydrate ABC transporter permease, whose protein sequence is MTATLPNPTPVSAPSPGVQRHVRRRRTLNGLRIGGIALVSAVFAAPLIWMVLAAFKTNVQIGNPANAVVFTPTTQNFRNVFSEGVFLPAMLNSAIVGIVSTALSAIIAVPAAWAIGRFAMQRAGNWVLIARIIPAVSLLVPWYYLFARLELVGGYTVLVLSHMFVSVPLITWIMIGFFSSMPPELEEAGRVDGLSAFGAFRRISLPLAAPGTATACVLALVFSWNNFMFALILSDESTKTLPVALFNFMSYASVDWGGLMAASTLMSVPVILAAVFGQRYLVAGLTAGATKG, encoded by the coding sequence ATGACCGCCACGCTGCCGAACCCCACGCCCGTCTCCGCCCCGTCGCCCGGCGTCCAACGGCACGTCCGACGACGGCGCACCCTCAACGGCCTGCGGATCGGTGGGATCGCCCTGGTCAGCGCCGTGTTCGCCGCGCCGTTGATCTGGATGGTGCTCGCCGCCTTCAAGACCAACGTGCAGATCGGCAATCCCGCGAACGCGGTGGTGTTCACGCCGACCACGCAGAACTTCCGCAACGTCTTCAGCGAGGGCGTATTCCTGCCCGCGATGCTGAACTCGGCGATCGTCGGCATCGTCTCGACGGCGCTCTCCGCGATCATCGCGGTGCCCGCCGCATGGGCCATCGGGCGATTCGCCATGCAGCGGGCCGGAAACTGGGTGCTGATCGCACGCATCATCCCGGCCGTGTCGCTGCTCGTGCCGTGGTACTACCTGTTCGCCCGGCTCGAACTGGTCGGCGGCTATACCGTGCTGGTGCTCAGCCACATGTTCGTCTCGGTGCCGCTGATCACCTGGATCATGATCGGCTTCTTCTCCTCGATGCCCCCCGAGCTGGAGGAGGCGGGCCGGGTGGACGGCCTCTCGGCGTTCGGCGCCTTCCGGCGGATCTCGCTGCCGCTGGCCGCGCCCGGCACCGCGACCGCCTGCGTGCTGGCCCTCGTCTTCAGCTGGAACAACTTCATGTTCGCCCTGATCCTGTCCGACGAGTCGACCAAGACGCTGCCGGTGGCGTTGTTCAACTTCATGTCCTACGCCAGCGTCGACTGGGGCGGGCTGATGGCGGCCTCCACGCTGATGAGCGTGCCCGTCATCCTCGCCGCCGTCTTCGGCCAGCGCTATCTCGTCGCCGGTCTCACCGCAGGGGCGACCAAGGGCTGA
- a CDS encoding carbohydrate ABC transporter permease, translated as MAIRTLEQENRRLKWTMLAPALIFIGVMIVFPIIYTVYLSLTDAFGAVNADSSFIGLLNFSDALSDMRRFWPAVGRTVVFTIAAVALELTLGLALAMLLRRPFRGMRWVRTIMMVPLLATPVAVGVLWLLILDPTTGIANTLLGFVGIPPQPFLGSIAQSLPTLVLIDVWQWTPMMTLLLLAGLSTLPNEPDEAALVDGASPWQRFRHVTLPMLTTTIITALVLRSVDALKTFDLIYATKGPGGGSSHEAETLNIYAYGLTFDYQEYGLAAAVLVVFTVIIVLIVLALRRRSAKAS; from the coding sequence ATGGCCATTCGAACGCTCGAACAGGAGAACCGTCGTCTCAAGTGGACGATGCTGGCCCCGGCGCTGATCTTCATCGGCGTGATGATCGTCTTCCCGATCATCTATACCGTCTATCTCAGCCTGACCGATGCCTTCGGCGCGGTGAACGCCGACAGCTCCTTCATCGGACTGCTGAACTTCAGCGACGCGCTGAGCGACATGCGCCGGTTCTGGCCCGCCGTCGGCCGCACGGTCGTCTTCACCATCGCCGCCGTCGCGCTGGAGCTGACCCTCGGCCTGGCCCTGGCGATGCTGCTGCGCCGCCCGTTCCGGGGAATGCGCTGGGTCCGCACCATCATGATGGTGCCGCTGCTGGCCACGCCCGTCGCCGTCGGCGTGCTCTGGCTGCTCATCCTCGACCCGACCACCGGCATCGCGAACACGCTGCTCGGCTTCGTCGGCATCCCGCCGCAGCCGTTCCTCGGCTCGATCGCCCAGTCCCTGCCGACGCTGGTGCTCATCGACGTCTGGCAGTGGACGCCGATGATGACGCTGCTGCTGCTGGCCGGGCTGAGCACCCTGCCGAACGAGCCCGACGAGGCCGCGCTCGTCGACGGCGCGTCGCCCTGGCAGCGGTTCCGCCACGTCACGCTGCCGATGCTCACCACCACGATCATCACCGCGCTGGTCCTGCGCAGCGTCGACGCGCTCAAGACCTTCGACCTCATCTACGCGACCAAGGGGCCGGGCGGCGGGTCTAGCCACGAGGCCGAGACGCTCAACATCTACGCCTACGGGCTGACCTTCGACTACCAGGAGTACGGGCTGGCCGCAGCGGTCCTGGTCGTCTTCACCGTGATCATCGTCCTGATCGTCCTCGCGCTCCGGCGCCGTTCCGCGAAGGCATCCTGA